The following are encoded together in the Kribbella voronezhensis genome:
- a CDS encoding M15 family metallopeptidase, translating to MTNELPPRRTNQARTRLLSVTGLVVAGLVIGSLVIWHGRLGDLLDGDSAADKQPVVAGSGAAGNKPPAIETSATLPPASEPTKTPTNPPKTKPTADPTEPVKTTRPVYAEESDLGLTPRMRSRLRKATAAAKADGITISITSARRSVAKQNQLLKAAIAKYGSYREAIRWVLPPDKSAHVKGKAVDIGPRSAMTWLEKNGWRYGLCRRYDNEPWHFEALTTPGKHCPALQVSGAAEAG from the coding sequence ATGACCAACGAGCTGCCGCCGCGCCGGACGAACCAGGCGCGAACCCGGTTGCTGTCCGTGACGGGTCTGGTCGTGGCCGGCCTCGTGATCGGGTCACTCGTGATCTGGCACGGCCGGCTGGGCGACCTGCTCGACGGGGACTCGGCCGCCGACAAGCAGCCGGTCGTCGCCGGTTCAGGTGCTGCCGGCAACAAACCGCCGGCGATCGAGACCAGTGCCACCCTGCCGCCGGCGAGCGAGCCGACGAAGACGCCCACCAACCCTCCGAAGACCAAGCCCACCGCGGATCCGACGGAACCGGTGAAGACGACCAGGCCGGTGTACGCCGAGGAGAGCGATCTCGGGCTGACCCCGAGGATGAGGTCGCGTCTGCGCAAGGCGACGGCTGCCGCCAAGGCGGACGGGATCACCATCAGCATCACCTCCGCCCGGCGCAGCGTCGCGAAGCAGAACCAGTTGCTGAAGGCAGCGATCGCGAAGTACGGCTCGTACCGCGAAGCGATCCGCTGGGTGCTGCCGCCGGACAAGTCCGCGCACGTGAAGGGCAAGGCCGTCGACATCGGCCCGCGGAGCGCGATGACGTGGCTGGAGAAGAACGGCTGGCGGTACGGGTTGTGCCGCCGCTACGACAACGAGCCCTGGCATTTCGAGGCGCTCACCACACCGGGCAAGCACTGCCCGGCGCTGCAGGTCAGCGGCGCCGCCGAGGCCGGCTGA
- a CDS encoding aromatic amino acid lyase: MLIDQPEDLTLDRAPIELTRNLIDRLNTTRYAVLSALRAGDPVYGVNTGMGAMSKVRLSEPEQAVHQRNLLLARAVGGPPWLPVDEARAVVVARLRTFLTGDAGVSAELCLQLVELLNSGVVPAIPVEGAGSAGEIIPLAHAFGPLVGIGSVLGGGDAVAAPPTSFQLGPKEGIALLAGIPGATGRAWLQLSQAAKLLEQQRFAAAAGIAVIGASRDPYNPLCGRGDDVLTAELTRLLELAGPEDEPRSLQAPVSFRVAGQVIANVERSVRRLADAVERAFAGVTDSPAFLDGEFVGTAGFHGIDLAAHCDQLVAALTHAAEVSAARVHRLLDPAVTGLPAQLAHEPGPQAGLVAVHKKAVALVHAMRRLSLPSAIGSVETSNGQEDVQSFSWEAAGGLAAAVRLAREVLACEVLAVFQATALAKRPVSLVLQAFLDSVAAVVPPIEADRPFGVDLHRLSAKLL, encoded by the coding sequence ATGCTGATCGACCAACCCGAGGACCTGACCCTGGACCGCGCGCCGATCGAGCTCACCCGCAACCTGATCGACCGCCTCAACACCACCCGGTACGCCGTGCTGTCGGCCTTGCGCGCCGGAGATCCCGTCTACGGGGTCAACACCGGGATGGGGGCCATGAGCAAGGTTCGGCTGAGTGAGCCGGAACAGGCGGTGCACCAGCGGAATCTCTTGCTGGCCAGGGCAGTCGGCGGTCCGCCTTGGCTGCCGGTCGACGAAGCACGAGCCGTTGTCGTTGCTCGCTTGCGTACCTTTCTCACCGGCGACGCGGGTGTGTCCGCCGAACTGTGCCTTCAACTGGTTGAACTCCTCAACAGTGGTGTCGTTCCCGCGATCCCTGTCGAGGGCGCTGGTTCGGCAGGGGAGATCATCCCGCTGGCACACGCGTTCGGACCGCTGGTGGGGATTGGATCGGTGCTCGGTGGCGGAGACGCGGTTGCAGCTCCGCCGACCTCGTTCCAGCTGGGTCCGAAGGAGGGAATCGCTCTGCTGGCAGGGATTCCGGGAGCTACCGGACGGGCGTGGTTACAGCTCTCTCAGGCGGCGAAGCTGCTTGAGCAGCAGCGCTTCGCTGCCGCTGCAGGGATTGCCGTCATCGGCGCCAGCCGCGATCCGTACAACCCCTTGTGTGGAAGGGGAGACGACGTGCTGACCGCCGAACTGACCAGATTGCTGGAGCTCGCCGGGCCGGAAGACGAACCGCGCTCATTGCAAGCGCCGGTGTCGTTCCGGGTAGCAGGGCAGGTGATCGCCAACGTCGAGCGATCCGTCAGACGCCTGGCCGACGCGGTCGAGCGGGCTTTTGCCGGAGTGACGGACTCGCCGGCATTCCTCGACGGTGAGTTCGTCGGGACGGCGGGCTTCCACGGAATCGATCTCGCCGCGCACTGCGATCAGCTGGTGGCGGCGCTCACTCATGCGGCGGAGGTGTCGGCTGCCCGGGTTCATCGGTTGCTCGATCCCGCGGTGACCGGTCTGCCGGCCCAGTTGGCTCACGAGCCAGGTCCACAGGCGGGGCTGGTCGCAGTACACAAGAAGGCTGTTGCGCTGGTGCATGCGATGCGGCGGCTCTCGTTGCCATCGGCAATCGGTTCGGTCGAGACGTCCAACGGACAGGAAGATGTTCAGTCTTTCAGCTGGGAGGCGGCGGGCGGATTGGCCGCCGCCGTGCGGCTCGCGCGTGAGGTGCTGGCGTGCGAAGTGCTGGCTGTCTTCCAAGCCACTGCGCTGGCGAAGCGGCCTGTTTCGCTTGTATTGCAGGCGTTTCTCGATTCGGTCGCAGCTGTCGTGCCGCCGATCGAGGCGGATCGCCCGTTCGGGGTGGATCTGCACCGGCTGAGCGCGAAACTGCTCTGA
- a CDS encoding ornithine cyclodeaminase family protein, translating to MAEGIWLRFLSGPEIDSLGLTRTEIVDAVEAAVRDHGEGETSFEPRVHLQPDNGGIGHFNVLRGHLNRLGDHGISGVKVVGDFVPNYKVGLPSELAMATLFDPTTGIPLAVLDATMITAARTGAMTTVGARRLARRDSKILGHAGSRGTAWWNVTMLDDLFDLDEIRVTSRRPESREKFAAELSAELSTPVRVVATAEEAFDGADVIVEATRLTEPEPLLRTAAVKPGAFVVPYGTVSAVELDLLDVMDKVVVDDWREAQSGRFGALRRHVDTGRLSPDTLYAELGQIVAGHKPGRENDAERNLFWHRGLALLDVAIAHLILRRAETADVGTMLRFH from the coding sequence ATGGCTGAGGGCATTTGGTTGAGGTTCCTGTCCGGGCCGGAGATCGACTCGCTCGGCCTGACCCGCACGGAGATCGTCGACGCGGTGGAGGCGGCCGTCCGCGATCACGGCGAGGGGGAGACGAGCTTCGAGCCGCGGGTCCACCTGCAGCCGGACAACGGCGGTATCGGGCACTTCAACGTGCTGCGCGGCCATCTCAACCGGCTCGGCGATCACGGCATCAGCGGAGTGAAGGTCGTCGGCGACTTCGTCCCCAACTACAAAGTCGGGCTTCCGAGCGAGCTGGCGATGGCCACCCTGTTCGATCCGACCACCGGCATCCCGCTGGCAGTGCTCGACGCCACGATGATCACGGCCGCGCGGACGGGCGCGATGACCACGGTCGGCGCGCGCCGGCTGGCCCGCCGGGACAGCAAGATCCTCGGCCACGCGGGATCCCGCGGTACGGCGTGGTGGAACGTCACCATGCTCGACGATCTGTTCGACCTCGACGAGATCCGGGTGACGTCGCGGCGGCCGGAGTCGCGGGAGAAGTTCGCGGCGGAGTTGTCCGCCGAACTGTCCACGCCGGTCCGGGTGGTCGCCACCGCCGAGGAGGCCTTCGACGGCGCCGACGTGATCGTCGAGGCCACGCGGCTGACCGAGCCCGAGCCCTTGCTGCGAACGGCTGCGGTGAAGCCGGGCGCCTTCGTAGTCCCGTACGGCACGGTCAGCGCTGTCGAGCTGGACCTGCTCGACGTGATGGACAAGGTTGTCGTGGACGACTGGCGTGAGGCGCAGTCCGGCCGGTTCGGGGCACTGCGCCGTCACGTCGACACCGGCCGGCTCTCACCGGACACCCTGTACGCCGAACTCGGGCAGATCGTGGCGGGACACAAGCCCGGCCGGGAGAACGATGCCGAGCGCAACCTCTTCTGGCATCGCGGACTCGCCTTGCTGGACGTGGCGATCGCCCACCTGATCCTGCGTCGTGCCGAGACGGCGGACGTCGGCACGATGCTCAGGTTCCACTGA
- a CDS encoding pilus assembly protein CpaE, translating into MITVEQARRLRKAGALWVPSAGDRFVVPDREMDDDVFVVSDMTVEVHDYPGGKVIGFNGTTEWALDSIEQREVIWLPREEQLRALLGARFRRLEAVPEGFAVVTADGTYVSPDAEQAYAEALLDLLDG; encoded by the coding sequence GTGATCACGGTTGAGCAGGCGAGGCGGTTGCGCAAGGCCGGGGCGCTCTGGGTGCCGAGCGCCGGGGACCGGTTCGTGGTACCCGACCGGGAGATGGACGACGACGTGTTCGTGGTCAGCGACATGACCGTCGAGGTGCACGACTATCCCGGCGGCAAGGTGATCGGCTTCAACGGGACCACCGAATGGGCACTGGACAGCATCGAGCAGCGCGAGGTGATCTGGTTGCCGCGCGAGGAACAGCTGCGCGCGTTGCTCGGTGCGCGGTTCCGGCGGCTGGAGGCGGTCCCGGAGGGTTTTGCGGTGGTCACCGCCGACGGCACCTACGTCTCCCCCGATGCCGAGCAGGCGTACGCCGAGGCTCTCCTCGACCTGCTGGACGGCTGA
- a CDS encoding sensor histidine kinase codes for MQQDLLLATVIGVGWFFGLALINGSGLRPANPSVSVVAGIFLVFTVALVRRFPRVTLVVVSVLYPLFYAAAETGLAEQIGLDIFRAPAISDAALQSELHLVPLLVVGYLAASSGVRRFTTLFFTMGSLFALMICLPAVVAIVLSNRPDITRYGPRYQKLPTDISSLYSYIDVSLFVFAEALICGMVLLGANALRRRKTMLVLEQRNAALVRLRAIEAERAAAAERTRIARDLHDVVSHHMSAVVIRAQAADRVADRNPEALREAVRWIIASGKEALTAMRETVRVLNTATSSSGAETAPVPDLSDVTRMGERLKAVGVEVTMDLPSRTQLASATDLTAVRIIQEALTNVMVHAKATAAQVSWQSGPQGDLLTIDDNGTGGPPPANALETARRNESGRGNGLIGMRERANAVGGTLALAAGPLGGWRVQAWLPPQR; via the coding sequence GTGCAGCAGGACCTGCTGCTCGCGACGGTCATCGGCGTCGGGTGGTTCTTCGGGCTCGCCCTGATCAACGGCAGCGGGTTACGGCCGGCCAACCCGAGTGTCTCCGTGGTCGCCGGGATCTTCCTGGTGTTCACCGTGGCCCTGGTCCGGCGATTCCCCCGGGTCACCCTGGTGGTCGTCTCGGTGCTGTATCCGCTCTTCTACGCGGCGGCCGAGACCGGGCTCGCCGAGCAGATCGGGCTGGACATCTTCCGGGCCCCGGCGATCAGCGACGCGGCTCTGCAGTCCGAGCTGCATCTCGTCCCCTTGCTGGTGGTCGGCTACCTGGCCGCGTCGAGCGGCGTCCGCCGATTCACCACCTTGTTCTTCACGATGGGCAGTCTGTTCGCGTTGATGATCTGCCTGCCCGCGGTCGTCGCCATCGTGCTGAGCAACCGGCCGGACATCACCCGGTACGGCCCGCGGTACCAGAAACTTCCGACCGACATCTCCAGTCTCTACAGCTACATCGACGTGTCGCTGTTCGTCTTCGCCGAAGCCTTGATCTGCGGCATGGTGCTGCTCGGCGCCAACGCGCTGCGCCGCCGCAAGACGATGCTGGTCCTCGAGCAGCGCAACGCCGCGCTGGTCCGGCTCCGGGCGATCGAGGCCGAGCGAGCCGCGGCCGCCGAGCGGACCCGGATCGCCCGCGACCTGCACGATGTCGTCTCGCACCACATGAGCGCGGTGGTGATCCGCGCCCAGGCCGCCGACCGGGTGGCGGACCGCAACCCCGAGGCGCTGCGCGAGGCGGTCCGCTGGATCATTGCCAGCGGCAAGGAAGCGCTGACCGCGATGCGGGAGACCGTCCGAGTGCTGAACACCGCGACGTCCAGCAGCGGCGCCGAGACCGCCCCGGTTCCGGACCTGTCGGACGTCACGCGGATGGGTGAGCGGCTGAAGGCGGTCGGTGTCGAGGTGACGATGGACCTGCCGAGCCGCACCCAACTGGCCTCGGCCACCGACCTGACCGCAGTACGGATCATTCAGGAGGCGCTCACCAACGTGATGGTGCATGCCAAGGCCACGGCGGCGCAGGTCAGCTGGCAGAGCGGGCCGCAGGGTGACCTCCTGACCATCGACGACAACGGCACCGGCGGACCGCCGCCGGCGAACGCGCTGGAGACCGCCCGGCGGAACGAGAGCGGGCGGGGCAACGGATTGATCGGAATGCGCGAACGAGCGAACGCGGTCGGTGGCACCCTCGCCCTGGCCGCCGGACCACTGGGTGGATGGAGAGTGCAGGCATGGTTGCCGCCGCAGAGGTGA
- a CDS encoding DUF2382 domain-containing protein, with amino-acid sequence MSTAQELEQAIGKDVYDVEGHKVGTVANLYASDLSGMPEWVTVRTGLFGTKESFVPLTGAHTEQDGLHVGAPKDLIKDAPRIDDQGHLSEAEAAELYRHYSLPAAMPGRDQTGRNAQNADGRMAGQDAAMQGKGMRGEVDQDLAGQESMVRSEERLRAGTETVETGRVRLRKHVVTEEQQITVPVSHEEVHVTREPVAEGTDRGGKIAEEDREVVLHEERPVVAKETVAVERVGLETEKVREEQQISDTVRKEQIDVEDESGGKHRK; translated from the coding sequence ATGAGTACCGCGCAGGAGCTGGAACAGGCCATCGGCAAGGATGTTTACGATGTCGAGGGCCACAAGGTCGGCACGGTGGCGAACCTCTACGCCTCGGATCTGTCGGGGATGCCCGAGTGGGTGACGGTACGGACGGGGCTGTTCGGGACGAAGGAATCCTTTGTCCCGTTGACCGGAGCGCACACCGAGCAGGACGGCCTGCACGTCGGCGCGCCGAAGGACCTGATCAAGGACGCACCGCGGATCGACGATCAGGGGCACCTGTCGGAGGCCGAGGCGGCCGAGCTGTACCGGCACTACAGCCTGCCCGCGGCGATGCCGGGCCGCGACCAGACCGGCCGCAACGCGCAGAACGCCGACGGCCGAATGGCCGGCCAGGACGCCGCTATGCAGGGTAAGGGCATGCGTGGCGAGGTCGATCAGGATCTCGCCGGGCAGGAGTCGATGGTTCGGTCCGAGGAGCGGCTGCGGGCCGGCACGGAAACCGTCGAGACCGGTCGCGTCCGGCTGCGCAAGCACGTGGTGACCGAGGAACAGCAGATCACCGTGCCGGTCAGCCACGAAGAGGTCCACGTGACCCGCGAGCCGGTCGCCGAGGGCACGGATCGCGGCGGCAAGATCGCCGAGGAGGACCGCGAGGTCGTCCTGCACGAGGAACGTCCGGTCGTCGCGAAGGAGACCGTCGCCGTCGAACGCGTCGGCCTGGAGACCGAGAAGGTCCGCGAGGAACAACAGATCAGCGACACGGTCCGCAAGGAGCAGATCGACGTCGAGGACGAGTCCGGCGGCAAACACCGCAAGTAA
- a CDS encoding MFS transporter, giving the protein MTTQLEVTTRPAAAATGHLSGLGLLALLLSGALPILDFFIVNVALPAIDADLDAGPALLELVIAGYGVAYAVLLVVGGRLGDALGRRRMLLIALTAFILTSLACGLATTALLLVVARIAQGASAALLNPQVLATIQTATTADRRNRAVGLYGAVAGVAMVIGQVLGGLLVAADFAGFGWRTVFLVNVPIGLATLLLASRTVPATRAAKPAPIDRAGTILLSLLLILLLIPLSEGRAAGWPIWSWLSLAAVPAAAYALLRVERAKELRGVLPLLPTRLLSVPAVRTGLVLIVPFSIGFGGFMFVFAIALQQGLHLGPVEAGVALAPLAVCHLTASLVGPRLVNRFGTRVLVGGGLTQIVGLAVLAAVVLREWEHLTPLMLLPGMALCGFGTGSQIPVMFRVVLSGVPAEFAGVGSGLMVTIQQASLAVGAALIGTVFLSLTGPLHGSGGALAGTIAAIAVLIGLTATLATRAELAG; this is encoded by the coding sequence ATGACCACACAGCTGGAAGTGACCACCCGGCCCGCGGCCGCGGCCACCGGGCACCTGAGCGGGCTCGGTCTGCTGGCCTTGCTGCTGTCCGGGGCGCTGCCGATCCTCGACTTCTTCATCGTCAACGTGGCGCTCCCCGCGATCGACGCCGATCTCGACGCCGGCCCGGCGCTGCTCGAACTCGTCATCGCCGGCTACGGCGTCGCGTACGCCGTCCTGCTGGTCGTCGGCGGCCGGCTCGGGGACGCCCTCGGCCGGCGACGCATGCTGCTGATCGCCTTGACCGCCTTCATCCTGACCTCGCTGGCCTGCGGACTCGCGACGACCGCACTGCTGCTCGTCGTCGCCCGAATCGCCCAAGGCGCCTCCGCCGCACTCCTCAACCCGCAGGTCCTCGCGACCATCCAGACCGCCACCACCGCGGACCGACGGAACCGGGCCGTCGGCCTGTACGGCGCGGTCGCCGGCGTGGCGATGGTGATCGGCCAGGTTCTCGGTGGCTTGCTGGTCGCCGCCGACTTCGCGGGCTTCGGCTGGCGCACGGTCTTCCTGGTGAATGTGCCGATCGGCCTGGCGACCCTGCTGCTGGCTTCCCGGACGGTGCCGGCCACCCGCGCGGCCAAGCCGGCTCCGATCGACCGGGCGGGAACGATCTTGCTCAGCTTGTTGCTGATCCTGCTGCTCATCCCGTTGAGCGAAGGCCGTGCGGCCGGCTGGCCGATCTGGTCCTGGCTCAGTCTGGCCGCGGTGCCTGCGGCGGCGTACGCGCTGTTGCGGGTTGAACGCGCGAAGGAGCTCCGCGGGGTCCTTCCGCTCTTGCCCACCAGGCTGCTCAGCGTCCCCGCGGTACGGACCGGGCTGGTGCTGATCGTGCCGTTCTCGATCGGGTTCGGTGGGTTCATGTTCGTCTTCGCGATCGCGTTGCAGCAGGGGCTTCACCTCGGACCCGTCGAGGCCGGGGTCGCGTTGGCGCCGTTGGCCGTCTGCCATCTGACTGCCTCGCTGGTCGGCCCGCGCTTGGTCAACCGCTTCGGCACCCGGGTCCTGGTCGGCGGCGGGCTCACACAGATCGTGGGACTCGCGGTACTGGCGGCCGTCGTACTGCGGGAGTGGGAGCACCTGACACCGCTCATGCTCCTGCCGGGGATGGCGCTGTGCGGCTTCGGCACCGGCTCTCAGATCCCGGTGATGTTCCGGGTCGTGCTGTCCGGCGTACCGGCTGAGTTCGCCGGTGTCGGAAGCGGTCTGATGGTGACGATCCAGCAGGCGTCGCTCGCGGTCGGGGCCGCGCTGATCGGCACGGTGTTCCTGTCGCTGACCGGTCCCCTGCACGGATCCGGTGGCGCGCTGGCCGGAACCATCGCCGCGATCGCCGTCCTCATCGGCCTGACCGCGACGCTGGCGACCCGGGCCGAACTCGCCGGTTGA
- a CDS encoding glucarate dehydratase family protein, which translates to MKLTDIVITPIAMKDPPLRNIQGIHQPYALRSILQVHTDVGLTGLGETYGDLAILTALRKVAPRLRGLDPYDLNGLERIIDETLGRAAGLATHGLVGEASDEKTLATVLSAFEVACWDLQGKALGRPMVELLGGKVRDAVAYSGYLFFKPAAHTPLPDYPTDDWGEAMDAEGIVAQARRMVDGYGFKSLKLKGGVLPPDDEADAILALRQAFPDHPLRLDPNAGWTVDTSIAVGRKLDGVLEYLEDPTGGIDGMAAVAREVSMPLATNMCVTAFSHLKPAVLADAVQVVLSDHHFWGGLRRSRDLAAICRTFGIGLSMHSNSHLGISLAAMTHLAGATPELTYDCDTHYPYLVEDVVQPGALEFVDGAVAVPDGPGLGVELDLDSLARLAEQYEKCGFDTRDDITPMRAVQPDWDAVIPRW; encoded by the coding sequence ATGAAGCTCACCGACATCGTCATCACGCCGATCGCCATGAAGGACCCGCCGCTCCGCAACATCCAGGGCATCCACCAGCCCTACGCGCTGCGCTCGATCCTGCAGGTGCACACCGACGTCGGACTGACCGGACTGGGTGAGACGTACGGCGATCTGGCGATCCTCACCGCGTTGCGCAAGGTCGCGCCGCGACTGCGAGGACTCGACCCGTACGACCTGAACGGTCTCGAGCGGATCATCGACGAAACGCTCGGCCGCGCGGCCGGTCTCGCCACGCACGGCCTGGTCGGCGAGGCGAGTGACGAGAAGACGCTCGCCACTGTGCTGTCCGCCTTCGAAGTCGCCTGTTGGGACCTGCAGGGCAAGGCACTCGGTCGCCCGATGGTCGAACTGCTCGGCGGCAAGGTCCGCGACGCTGTCGCGTACAGCGGCTACCTGTTCTTCAAGCCGGCCGCGCACACCCCGTTGCCGGACTACCCGACCGATGACTGGGGTGAGGCGATGGATGCCGAGGGCATCGTTGCGCAGGCCCGGCGGATGGTCGACGGCTACGGCTTCAAGTCCCTCAAGCTCAAGGGTGGCGTGTTGCCTCCGGACGACGAGGCGGACGCGATCCTCGCCCTCAGGCAAGCCTTTCCGGACCATCCGCTGCGGCTGGATCCCAATGCGGGCTGGACTGTCGACACCAGCATCGCGGTCGGCAGGAAGCTCGACGGCGTGCTCGAGTACCTGGAGGATCCGACCGGCGGTATCGACGGGATGGCCGCGGTCGCCCGGGAAGTTTCGATGCCGTTGGCAACCAACATGTGCGTGACCGCCTTCAGTCACCTCAAGCCCGCAGTACTGGCCGATGCGGTCCAGGTGGTGCTGTCGGACCACCATTTCTGGGGCGGTCTGCGCCGGTCGCGCGACCTGGCCGCGATCTGCCGGACCTTCGGCATCGGGCTCTCCATGCACTCGAATTCGCATCTCGGCATCAGCCTGGCCGCGATGACCCACTTGGCCGGCGCGACTCCTGAGCTCACCTACGACTGCGACACGCATTACCCGTACTTGGTGGAGGACGTAGTACAGCCTGGCGCACTCGAGTTCGTCGATGGTGCGGTGGCTGTGCCGGACGGGCCTGGTCTCGGGGTGGAGCTGGACCTGGATTCGCTGGCGCGGCTCGCGGAGCAGTACGAGAAGTGCGGGTTCGACACCCGCGACGACATCACTCCGATGCGAGCCGTTCAGCCGGACTGGGATGCGGTGATCCCGCGATGGTGA
- a CDS encoding YqeB family protein, translating to MSTDTATVIGHSTSDKAVLFGGLPLAGAAFGFFLPLIADWAAGQKWVPFRRPLELIASWDSWWAVIACTAAGLIAGVVLAGMALEDTLRVTITNSGIEFLKNQRTVRVRREQVAVVFLDGREIVVQDTSSRELARERHDQLKSAAQQIPAAFRGHGYPWSEAGDPHGDKFRRWVEDDPELPPTVNAVLRARSKAFGQGDKGKADLRELRDELGKLGYVVRDNNKSQYWRAVA from the coding sequence ATGAGCACGGACACGGCGACAGTGATCGGGCACTCGACGTCCGACAAGGCGGTGCTGTTCGGTGGGCTGCCGCTGGCCGGGGCGGCGTTCGGATTCTTCCTGCCGCTGATCGCCGACTGGGCCGCCGGGCAGAAGTGGGTCCCCTTCCGGCGTCCGCTCGAGCTGATCGCGTCTTGGGACAGCTGGTGGGCCGTGATCGCTTGCACGGCGGCAGGGCTGATCGCGGGGGTCGTGCTCGCCGGGATGGCGTTGGAGGACACCCTCAGGGTGACGATCACCAACAGCGGGATCGAGTTCTTGAAGAACCAGCGGACGGTGCGCGTACGGCGTGAGCAGGTAGCCGTGGTGTTTCTGGACGGCCGGGAGATCGTCGTGCAGGACACCTCGTCGCGGGAGCTCGCGCGCGAACGGCATGACCAATTGAAGTCCGCTGCGCAGCAGATCCCGGCTGCGTTTCGCGGGCACGGGTATCCGTGGTCGGAGGCGGGCGATCCACATGGGGACAAGTTCCGGCGCTGGGTGGAGGACGATCCCGAGTTGCCGCCGACGGTCAACGCCGTACTGCGGGCTCGATCGAAGGCGTTCGGTCAGGGCGACAAAGGCAAAGCCGATCTGCGCGAACTCCGCGACGAACTCGGCAAGCTGGGTTACGTCGTACGGGACAACAACAAGTCCCAGTACTGGCGGGCCGTCGCCTGA
- a CDS encoding response regulator translates to MSEQIRVLVADDQGVIRMGLAMILDHEPDLTTVAQAGDGEEALRLIEQYDPDVVLMDIRMPVMDGLVATERITRASKESGRNRPAVLVLTTFDDEAYVLSAVRAGASGFLLKDTDPDLLVSAVRAVHRGDSLVDPASTRVLLERCVELERRVGGDEPAPAAAPDARWAGALGQLSDREREILVWMARGLSNRDLAAKLFVSETTVKTHVSNVLSKLGLSSRVQAVVVAYEAGVVRPGEAEVNWDA, encoded by the coding sequence GTGAGCGAACAGATCCGGGTCCTGGTCGCCGACGACCAGGGCGTGATCCGGATGGGGCTGGCGATGATCCTGGATCACGAGCCGGACCTCACCACGGTCGCGCAGGCCGGCGACGGCGAGGAGGCGCTCCGGCTGATCGAGCAGTACGACCCCGACGTCGTGCTGATGGACATCCGGATGCCGGTGATGGACGGGCTGGTCGCCACCGAACGGATCACCCGGGCGAGCAAGGAGTCCGGCCGCAACCGGCCCGCTGTCCTGGTGCTGACGACTTTCGACGACGAGGCGTACGTGCTGAGCGCCGTACGGGCCGGGGCTTCCGGGTTCCTGTTGAAGGACACCGATCCGGACCTGCTGGTCTCCGCAGTACGGGCCGTGCATCGAGGTGACTCACTGGTCGACCCGGCGTCGACGCGGGTACTGCTGGAGCGTTGTGTCGAACTCGAGCGCCGGGTCGGCGGCGACGAGCCCGCACCGGCGGCGGCCCCGGACGCGCGATGGGCCGGGGCATTGGGGCAGTTGAGCGACCGCGAACGGGAGATCCTCGTCTGGATGGCCCGCGGCCTGTCGAACCGCGACCTGGCCGCGAAGCTGTTCGTGAGCGAGACGACGGTGAAAACCCACGTCAGCAACGTGCTCTCGAAGCTCGGCCTGTCCAGCCGGGTCCAGGCCGTCGTCGTCGCCTACGAAGCCGGCGTGGTCCGCCCCGGCGAAGCCGAGGTCAACTGGGACGCCTAG
- a CDS encoding helix-turn-helix transcriptional regulator has protein sequence MDATDSPRRDELASFLRSRRERLTPEDVGLPAGRRRRTPGLRREEVAQLAAIGVTWYTWLEQARDIQVSAEVLDAIARTLRLDRSERNHLFSLAGSIDPTPANSYSPVSEAVRLMIAQLDPFPSSVQNARFDLLAYNRSFGRLFCDLDAVPDEDRNMIWLAFTHEQVRATMNDLDLTLRLMTAKFRASMTANLGEPAWKALLNRLQAESAEFRELWDRHEVMAPTTARKHYHHPEVGDLHMLASNLWLEPNSASPHIVTYSPSDEATAAKLPLLTREPLPAV, from the coding sequence ATGGACGCAACCGACAGCCCGCGGCGGGACGAGTTGGCAAGCTTCCTGCGCAGCCGGCGGGAGCGGCTCACCCCTGAGGACGTCGGCCTGCCGGCCGGCCGCAGACGCCGTACGCCGGGGCTGCGGCGTGAGGAGGTCGCGCAGCTGGCCGCCATCGGGGTGACCTGGTACACCTGGCTCGAGCAGGCGCGCGACATCCAGGTCTCGGCCGAGGTGCTCGACGCGATCGCCCGGACGTTGCGGCTGGACCGGTCCGAGCGCAACCACCTGTTCAGCCTGGCGGGATCCATCGATCCGACCCCGGCGAACAGTTACAGCCCGGTCAGCGAGGCGGTCCGGCTGATGATCGCCCAGCTCGACCCGTTCCCGTCCAGCGTGCAGAACGCCCGCTTCGACCTGCTCGCCTACAACCGCAGCTTCGGGCGGCTGTTCTGCGATCTCGACGCGGTGCCGGACGAGGACCGCAACATGATCTGGCTGGCGTTCACCCACGAGCAGGTGCGGGCGACGATGAACGATCTCGACCTGACGCTGCGGCTGATGACGGCGAAGTTCCGCGCGTCGATGACCGCCAACCTGGGCGAGCCGGCCTGGAAGGCGCTGCTGAACAGACTGCAGGCGGAATCCGCCGAGTTCCGTGAACTCTGGGACCGGCACGAGGTGATGGCGCCGACCACCGCCCGCAAGCACTACCACCACCCCGAAGTCGGCGACCTCCACATGCTCGCCAGCAACCTCTGGCTCGAACCCAACTCCGCCAGCCCGCACATAGTCACCTATTCCCCCTCCGACGAAGCCACCGCCGCCAAACTCCCCTTACTGACCCGCGAGCCTTTGCCGGCTGTCTAG